Part of the Lolium rigidum isolate FL_2022 chromosome 6, APGP_CSIRO_Lrig_0.1, whole genome shotgun sequence genome, CGCCTCGCCGACTGACCGGTACCTCCCGCTCCCGTCCTGCGCCACCACCACGTCCACCCGCATCGCCTTCTTCCCGCCGGACCGGCCACGGGCGCGCGCTTTCTCCGAGATCTCCTCATTGATTCCGCCGGCGATGTCCGCCACCCACGGAGGCAGCTCCGAGTCGGCGCCGGACGCCGCCGTGTCGTTCTTGCCGCGCTGGCCCAGCGGCATGATGCTGCGCAGGCGCTTGTGCATGGCGAGGAGGTTGCTCACCAGCTGCGTCAGCTGCGCGACGGACGCCTCGACGCGGCGCAGCAGGCGGCCGTCCGTGCCGCGGAAGCCCTCCGTACAGGTGTCCTGGTTGCCCAGCGCGGCGCTGAGCCAGGCGTGCAGGTCGTCCTCGGCGCGCGCGCCACTGCGGACGCCACCTGTCTCCGTCTCCAGCTCCGCGCCGTCGACAGGCTCAGCCATGGCGTCGAGCGACCAGCCGAGCTCGTCGACGGAGTACCCCAGCAGCTCGATGCAGTCGCGCACGGCCATCTCCTCGCGCTCGTGGTTGGACAGCGACGCCAGGCGTGCGACGGATCCCACGGCGCCCACGGCCTCGCTGAGCGTGTCGCGGAGCGCGGCTCGGAGGACGGGCACCGGGCCGCTGCCGGCCCCGCCGCGCGCCGTGTCGAGGCGCGAGACGCAATGGCCGcgcccggcgccggaggaggagacgtTGAAGCACGCCTGTCGCAGCAGCGCGTCCTCGAAGGCCTCGGCCTCCCCCTGCCCCTTGAACGTGTACCCGGAGAACACTgctgcgccgtcgccgccgcgggcaACAAGCAGAAGCACCAAAAGCAGCGGCAGCAGCTTCGTCGTCCATGGCGCCATTGTCGCAGCAAGCGGTCGCGAGGAGTGTATCGCCATTGGCACGGGACGTGCGTCCGCGCGTGCGTATATATTGTAGAGGCGCCACGAACACAAGTAATCTGTCTTGGCGCGAACGGAGGCAAGGTATAGTTTGTCGTGGAAAAAAGGCGAGCAGAACTAATATAGGCATAGCATGCAGGAGAAGTCTTTATCAACTCCTCCTTTCCACTGTGAGAAAAAAGTTAGTTTTCAGGCGATTGGTTGGCTCCATTACACCAAGTTAATCACCTTAgaattctttcttttttctcttctgTGATAGGATCATCGGATCACGTTGTTGCAGCATGAGTGCCGTGGAAGTTGTGAGTGATCACAAATTCACAAAGATTTTGGTTAGACTCGACCGGCGTGGCGACTGGCGAGTGTCGGTCGATACTTGGAGCAAGCAACGCTAGAACATGTCCCGATCGGGATGATTCGGCCATGCGGCATGCAGATTGTGCCATGCTTCTCGTGGAATTTACATAGCGAATTAGGCAGTTGGATCATGAGGCCACGGGTACCTGACGCACGGACACTCAAGGTGGCGGATTCCTTTGTGTTTGCTTGGCGATGCAGGCTTGCAGATTCGCTTCTTTCTTTGTGCCGATTATGAATCTTACCGAGGGTTTTGCTTAAC contains:
- the LOC124663149 gene encoding pectinesterase-like, whose product is MAPWTTKLLPLLLVLLLVARGGDGAAVFSGYTFKGQGEAEAFEDALLRQACFNVSSSGAGRGHCVSRLDTARGGAGSGPVPVLRAALRDTLSEAVGAVGSVARLASLSNHEREEMAVRDCIELLGYSVDELGWSLDAMAEPVDGAELETETGGVRSGARAEDDLHAWLSAALGNQDTCTEGFRGTDGRLLRRVEASVAQLTQLVSNLLAMHKRLRSIMPLGQRGKNDTAASGADSELPPWVADIAGGINEEISEKARARGRSGGKKAMRVDVVVAQDGSGRYRSVGEAVARAPNHGRRRYVIYVKRGVYYENVDVKKKKTNIMLVGEGMGETVITGSRSFSSGWTTFRSATFAVSGAGFVARDLTIRNTAGPAAHQAVALRVDADRSAFFRVAVEGHQDTLYAHSLRQFYRDCRVSGTVDFVFGNGIAVIQRTTLATLPLAPGQTGSVTAQGRKDPNQNTGFSIHNCVVEAKHPTYLGRPWKPFSRVVVMESYLGAGVRSRGWLEWAGDVGLGTLFYGEYRNFGPGAGVGGRVRWPGYHVIMDPKWASRFTVRRFIDGLAWLPSTGVTFTADLIKK